From the genome of Salvelinus alpinus chromosome 19, SLU_Salpinus.1, whole genome shotgun sequence, one region includes:
- the LOC139545200 gene encoding E3 ubiquitin-protein ligase CHFR-like isoform X1, which yields MEKKHGRSQAWGKLVKVDTQSEVLLVNRECTVGRRKGCDLSFPANKLVSGDHCKIVQDKSSGLVWLEDTSTNGTVINMSKLVKKQIHMLQNGDVIYFVYRKNEPEQNIAYMYQSIKPERTFSQDTIGGATRCSVMQQKAQTCPVTAAVCVSVEPFLVGLSREQQAVDEPQPSTSSHLLHTVSSSTACSSAASLLHSSALDTRQTEAQNRVTMLYKEEEGDMEPERKRRKTDSADKDYDFGLPHTSSIAVVGPSPAKVSLIRDLLGKAAVAVTVEEAKTDKMEESLTCIICQDLLHDCVSLQPCMHTFCAACYSGWMERSSLCPTCRCPVERIRKNHILNNLVEAYFIQHPEKCRSEEDLKSMDSRNKITRDMLQPKIERSFSDEEGSSDYLFELSDNDSDTSDIGQPVVMCRQCPGYRKEVSQVLWATGPDPLGPAPPALLGPVLPAPQGPAPPALLGPVLPAPQGPAPPVLLGPVLPAPLGPAPPVLLGPVLPAPLGPAPPALLGPAPPALLGPVLPAPLRPAPPALLGPVLPAPLGPALPALLGPVLPAPLGPAPPTPEDRPGKPPGAGESTLSTCSDVPTTAPHDYTCPPLGSHVICTCCLQPMPDRRAELIGQQLSAQQCVACLRPFCHMYWGCQRIGCQGCLARFSELNLTDKCLDGVLNSNNYESEILQSYLSARGMSWRDMLQEGLQGLQQGTFYLSDYRINSNAILCFCCGLRAFGELAYKYRQNIPASALPAVVTSRPDCYWGRNCRTQVKAHHATKFNHICEQTRFKS from the exons GCTGTGATCTTTCCTTTCCTGCTAACAAACTGGTCTCAGGGGATCACTGTAAGATAGTGCAAGATAAGAGCTCAGGGTTGGTGTGGCTAGAGGACACAAG CACCAATGGTACAGTGATTAACATGTCTAAGCTGGTGAAGAAGCAGATTCATATGCTGCAGAATGGAGACGTCATCTACTTTGTATACAGGAAAAACGAACCAGAGCAAA ACATTGCCTACATGTATCAGTCCATAAAACCAGAGAGGACATTCTCACAAGACACAATTG GTGGTGCCACCAGATGCTCAGTAATGCAGCAGAAAGCCCAGACCTGCCCTGTTACAGCAgcagtatgtgtgtctgtggagCCATTCCTTGTTGGACTTTCACGGGAGCAGCAGGCCGTGGACGAACCCcagccctccacctcctcccacctcctccacacagtctcctcctctacagcCTGTTCCTCTGCAGCCTCCCTCCTGCACTCCTCTGCCTTAG ACACACGACAGACTGAAGCCCAGAACCGAGTCACAATGTTGtataaggaggaggagggggacatgGAGCCAGAGAGAAAAAGGAGGAAAACTGACAGTGCTG ACAAGGACTATGATTTTGGACTGCCACATACTTCCAGTATTGCGGTGGTCGGCCCCAGCCCAGCTAAGGTTTCTCTTATCAGGGATCTGTTGGGAAAAGCTGCTGTGGCTGTGACTGTGGAAGAAGCCAAGACTGACAAGATGGAGGAGTCCCTCACCTGTATCATCTGTCAGGACCTACTTCATGACTGTGTCAG CCTGCAGCCCTGTATGCACACCTTCTGTGCTGCATGTTACTCTGGCTGGATGGAGCGCTCGtctctctgccccacctgccgTTGCCCTGTAGAGAGGATCCGCAAGAACCACATCCTCAACAACCTGGTGGAAGCCTACTTTATCCAACACCCAG AGAAGTGTCGCAGTGAGGAGGACCTGAAGAGCATGGACAGCCGGAACAAGATAACTCGGgacatgctgcagccaaagattGAGCGTTCCTTCTCTGATGAAGAGGGCAGCTCTGATTATCTCTTTGAGCTCTCCGACAACGACAGTGACACCTCCGATATCGG CCAGCCCGTTGTGATGTGCAGACAGTGTCCAGGCTACAGGAAGGAGGTCAGCCAGGTACTGtgggccacagggccagacccTCTAGGACCAGCCCCACCAGCTCTTCTAGGACCAGTCCTACCAGCCCCTCAAGGACCAGCCCCACCAGCTCTTCTAGGACCAGTCCTACCAGCCCCTCAAGGACCAGCCCCACCAGTTCTTCTAGGACCAGTCCTACCAGCCCCTCTAGGACCAGCCCCGCCAGTTCTTCTAGGACCAGTCCTACCAGCCCCTCTAGGACCAGCCCCGCCAGCTCTTCTAGGACCAGCCCCGCCAGCTCTTCTAGGACCAGTCCTACCAGCCCCTCTAAGACCAGCCCCGCCAGCTCTTCTAGGACCAGTCCTACCAGCCCCTCTAGGACCAGCCCTACCAGCTCTTCTAGGACCAGTCCTACCAGCCCCTCTAGGACCAGCCCCACCAACTCCTGAGGACAGGCCAGGGAAACCCCCTGGGGCTGGGGAATCAACATTATCAACATGCTCTGATGTCCCCACTACAG CTCCTCATGATTACACCTGTCCTCCTCTGGGCAGCCATGTCATCTGCACCTGCTGCCTGCAGCCCATGCCAGACCGCCGCGCCGAGCTCATTGGCCAGCAACTCTCCGCTCAGCAAT GTGTGGCGTGCCTGCGGCCCTTCTGTCACATGTACTGGGGCTGCCAGAGGATCGGCTGTCAGGGCTGCCTCGCACGTTTCAGTG AACTCAACCTTACAGACAAATGCCTGGACGGTGTTCTGAACAGCAATAACTATGAATCAGAGATCCTCCAG AGTTACTTGTCAGCCAGAGGGATGTCGTGGAGGGACATGCTACAGGAGGGTCTTCAGGGCCTGCAACAGGGAACCTTCTATCTGTCTG ATTATCGCATCAACAGTAACGCCATACTCTGTTTCTGCTGTGGCCTGCGAGCCTTCGGGGAGCTGGCCTACAAATACAGACAGAACATCCCTGCCTCGGCGCTTCCTG CTGTTGTGACGTCTCGGCCAGACTGTTATTGGGGACGCAACTGCCGTACTCAAGTCAAGGCACACCATGCCAC GAAATTCAACCACATATGTGAGCAGACCCGTTTCAAGAGCTGA
- the LOC139545200 gene encoding E3 ubiquitin-protein ligase CHFR-like isoform X2, with protein MHCRAKKSTNGTVINMSKLVKKQIHMLQNGDVIYFVYRKNEPEQNIAYMYQSIKPERTFSQDTIGGATRCSVMQQKAQTCPVTAAVCVSVEPFLVGLSREQQAVDEPQPSTSSHLLHTVSSSTACSSAASLLHSSALDTRQTEAQNRVTMLYKEEEGDMEPERKRRKTDSADKDYDFGLPHTSSIAVVGPSPAKVSLIRDLLGKAAVAVTVEEAKTDKMEESLTCIICQDLLHDCVSLQPCMHTFCAACYSGWMERSSLCPTCRCPVERIRKNHILNNLVEAYFIQHPEKCRSEEDLKSMDSRNKITRDMLQPKIERSFSDEEGSSDYLFELSDNDSDTSDIGQPVVMCRQCPGYRKEVSQVLWATGPDPLGPAPPALLGPVLPAPQGPAPPALLGPVLPAPQGPAPPVLLGPVLPAPLGPAPPVLLGPVLPAPLGPAPPALLGPAPPALLGPVLPAPLRPAPPALLGPVLPAPLGPALPALLGPVLPAPLGPAPPTPEDRPGKPPGAGESTLSTCSDVPTTAPHDYTCPPLGSHVICTCCLQPMPDRRAELIGQQLSAQQCVACLRPFCHMYWGCQRIGCQGCLARFSELNLTDKCLDGVLNSNNYESEILQSYLSARGMSWRDMLQEGLQGLQQGTFYLSDYRINSNAILCFCCGLRAFGELAYKYRQNIPASALPAVVTSRPDCYWGRNCRTQVKAHHATKFNHICEQTRFKS; from the exons CACCAATGGTACAGTGATTAACATGTCTAAGCTGGTGAAGAAGCAGATTCATATGCTGCAGAATGGAGACGTCATCTACTTTGTATACAGGAAAAACGAACCAGAGCAAA ACATTGCCTACATGTATCAGTCCATAAAACCAGAGAGGACATTCTCACAAGACACAATTG GTGGTGCCACCAGATGCTCAGTAATGCAGCAGAAAGCCCAGACCTGCCCTGTTACAGCAgcagtatgtgtgtctgtggagCCATTCCTTGTTGGACTTTCACGGGAGCAGCAGGCCGTGGACGAACCCcagccctccacctcctcccacctcctccacacagtctcctcctctacagcCTGTTCCTCTGCAGCCTCCCTCCTGCACTCCTCTGCCTTAG ACACACGACAGACTGAAGCCCAGAACCGAGTCACAATGTTGtataaggaggaggagggggacatgGAGCCAGAGAGAAAAAGGAGGAAAACTGACAGTGCTG ACAAGGACTATGATTTTGGACTGCCACATACTTCCAGTATTGCGGTGGTCGGCCCCAGCCCAGCTAAGGTTTCTCTTATCAGGGATCTGTTGGGAAAAGCTGCTGTGGCTGTGACTGTGGAAGAAGCCAAGACTGACAAGATGGAGGAGTCCCTCACCTGTATCATCTGTCAGGACCTACTTCATGACTGTGTCAG CCTGCAGCCCTGTATGCACACCTTCTGTGCTGCATGTTACTCTGGCTGGATGGAGCGCTCGtctctctgccccacctgccgTTGCCCTGTAGAGAGGATCCGCAAGAACCACATCCTCAACAACCTGGTGGAAGCCTACTTTATCCAACACCCAG AGAAGTGTCGCAGTGAGGAGGACCTGAAGAGCATGGACAGCCGGAACAAGATAACTCGGgacatgctgcagccaaagattGAGCGTTCCTTCTCTGATGAAGAGGGCAGCTCTGATTATCTCTTTGAGCTCTCCGACAACGACAGTGACACCTCCGATATCGG CCAGCCCGTTGTGATGTGCAGACAGTGTCCAGGCTACAGGAAGGAGGTCAGCCAGGTACTGtgggccacagggccagacccTCTAGGACCAGCCCCACCAGCTCTTCTAGGACCAGTCCTACCAGCCCCTCAAGGACCAGCCCCACCAGCTCTTCTAGGACCAGTCCTACCAGCCCCTCAAGGACCAGCCCCACCAGTTCTTCTAGGACCAGTCCTACCAGCCCCTCTAGGACCAGCCCCGCCAGTTCTTCTAGGACCAGTCCTACCAGCCCCTCTAGGACCAGCCCCGCCAGCTCTTCTAGGACCAGCCCCGCCAGCTCTTCTAGGACCAGTCCTACCAGCCCCTCTAAGACCAGCCCCGCCAGCTCTTCTAGGACCAGTCCTACCAGCCCCTCTAGGACCAGCCCTACCAGCTCTTCTAGGACCAGTCCTACCAGCCCCTCTAGGACCAGCCCCACCAACTCCTGAGGACAGGCCAGGGAAACCCCCTGGGGCTGGGGAATCAACATTATCAACATGCTCTGATGTCCCCACTACAG CTCCTCATGATTACACCTGTCCTCCTCTGGGCAGCCATGTCATCTGCACCTGCTGCCTGCAGCCCATGCCAGACCGCCGCGCCGAGCTCATTGGCCAGCAACTCTCCGCTCAGCAAT GTGTGGCGTGCCTGCGGCCCTTCTGTCACATGTACTGGGGCTGCCAGAGGATCGGCTGTCAGGGCTGCCTCGCACGTTTCAGTG AACTCAACCTTACAGACAAATGCCTGGACGGTGTTCTGAACAGCAATAACTATGAATCAGAGATCCTCCAG AGTTACTTGTCAGCCAGAGGGATGTCGTGGAGGGACATGCTACAGGAGGGTCTTCAGGGCCTGCAACAGGGAACCTTCTATCTGTCTG ATTATCGCATCAACAGTAACGCCATACTCTGTTTCTGCTGTGGCCTGCGAGCCTTCGGGGAGCTGGCCTACAAATACAGACAGAACATCCCTGCCTCGGCGCTTCCTG CTGTTGTGACGTCTCGGCCAGACTGTTATTGGGGACGCAACTGCCGTACTCAAGTCAAGGCACACCATGCCAC GAAATTCAACCACATATGTGAGCAGACCCGTTTCAAGAGCTGA
- the LOC139545200 gene encoding E3 ubiquitin-protein ligase CHFR-like isoform X3, translating to MEKKHGRSQAWGKLVKVDTQSEVLLVNRECTVGRRKDIAYMYQSIKPERTFSQDTIGGATRCSVMQQKAQTCPVTAAVCVSVEPFLVGLSREQQAVDEPQPSTSSHLLHTVSSSTACSSAASLLHSSALDTRQTEAQNRVTMLYKEEEGDMEPERKRRKTDSADKDYDFGLPHTSSIAVVGPSPAKVSLIRDLLGKAAVAVTVEEAKTDKMEESLTCIICQDLLHDCVSLQPCMHTFCAACYSGWMERSSLCPTCRCPVERIRKNHILNNLVEAYFIQHPEKCRSEEDLKSMDSRNKITRDMLQPKIERSFSDEEGSSDYLFELSDNDSDTSDIGQPVVMCRQCPGYRKEVSQVLWATGPDPLGPAPPALLGPVLPAPQGPAPPALLGPVLPAPQGPAPPVLLGPVLPAPLGPAPPVLLGPVLPAPLGPAPPALLGPAPPALLGPVLPAPLRPAPPALLGPVLPAPLGPALPALLGPVLPAPLGPAPPTPEDRPGKPPGAGESTLSTCSDVPTTAPHDYTCPPLGSHVICTCCLQPMPDRRAELIGQQLSAQQCVACLRPFCHMYWGCQRIGCQGCLARFSELNLTDKCLDGVLNSNNYESEILQSYLSARGMSWRDMLQEGLQGLQQGTFYLSDYRINSNAILCFCCGLRAFGELAYKYRQNIPASALPAVVTSRPDCYWGRNCRTQVKAHHATKFNHICEQTRFKS from the exons ACATTGCCTACATGTATCAGTCCATAAAACCAGAGAGGACATTCTCACAAGACACAATTG GTGGTGCCACCAGATGCTCAGTAATGCAGCAGAAAGCCCAGACCTGCCCTGTTACAGCAgcagtatgtgtgtctgtggagCCATTCCTTGTTGGACTTTCACGGGAGCAGCAGGCCGTGGACGAACCCcagccctccacctcctcccacctcctccacacagtctcctcctctacagcCTGTTCCTCTGCAGCCTCCCTCCTGCACTCCTCTGCCTTAG ACACACGACAGACTGAAGCCCAGAACCGAGTCACAATGTTGtataaggaggaggagggggacatgGAGCCAGAGAGAAAAAGGAGGAAAACTGACAGTGCTG ACAAGGACTATGATTTTGGACTGCCACATACTTCCAGTATTGCGGTGGTCGGCCCCAGCCCAGCTAAGGTTTCTCTTATCAGGGATCTGTTGGGAAAAGCTGCTGTGGCTGTGACTGTGGAAGAAGCCAAGACTGACAAGATGGAGGAGTCCCTCACCTGTATCATCTGTCAGGACCTACTTCATGACTGTGTCAG CCTGCAGCCCTGTATGCACACCTTCTGTGCTGCATGTTACTCTGGCTGGATGGAGCGCTCGtctctctgccccacctgccgTTGCCCTGTAGAGAGGATCCGCAAGAACCACATCCTCAACAACCTGGTGGAAGCCTACTTTATCCAACACCCAG AGAAGTGTCGCAGTGAGGAGGACCTGAAGAGCATGGACAGCCGGAACAAGATAACTCGGgacatgctgcagccaaagattGAGCGTTCCTTCTCTGATGAAGAGGGCAGCTCTGATTATCTCTTTGAGCTCTCCGACAACGACAGTGACACCTCCGATATCGG CCAGCCCGTTGTGATGTGCAGACAGTGTCCAGGCTACAGGAAGGAGGTCAGCCAGGTACTGtgggccacagggccagacccTCTAGGACCAGCCCCACCAGCTCTTCTAGGACCAGTCCTACCAGCCCCTCAAGGACCAGCCCCACCAGCTCTTCTAGGACCAGTCCTACCAGCCCCTCAAGGACCAGCCCCACCAGTTCTTCTAGGACCAGTCCTACCAGCCCCTCTAGGACCAGCCCCGCCAGTTCTTCTAGGACCAGTCCTACCAGCCCCTCTAGGACCAGCCCCGCCAGCTCTTCTAGGACCAGCCCCGCCAGCTCTTCTAGGACCAGTCCTACCAGCCCCTCTAAGACCAGCCCCGCCAGCTCTTCTAGGACCAGTCCTACCAGCCCCTCTAGGACCAGCCCTACCAGCTCTTCTAGGACCAGTCCTACCAGCCCCTCTAGGACCAGCCCCACCAACTCCTGAGGACAGGCCAGGGAAACCCCCTGGGGCTGGGGAATCAACATTATCAACATGCTCTGATGTCCCCACTACAG CTCCTCATGATTACACCTGTCCTCCTCTGGGCAGCCATGTCATCTGCACCTGCTGCCTGCAGCCCATGCCAGACCGCCGCGCCGAGCTCATTGGCCAGCAACTCTCCGCTCAGCAAT GTGTGGCGTGCCTGCGGCCCTTCTGTCACATGTACTGGGGCTGCCAGAGGATCGGCTGTCAGGGCTGCCTCGCACGTTTCAGTG AACTCAACCTTACAGACAAATGCCTGGACGGTGTTCTGAACAGCAATAACTATGAATCAGAGATCCTCCAG AGTTACTTGTCAGCCAGAGGGATGTCGTGGAGGGACATGCTACAGGAGGGTCTTCAGGGCCTGCAACAGGGAACCTTCTATCTGTCTG ATTATCGCATCAACAGTAACGCCATACTCTGTTTCTGCTGTGGCCTGCGAGCCTTCGGGGAGCTGGCCTACAAATACAGACAGAACATCCCTGCCTCGGCGCTTCCTG CTGTTGTGACGTCTCGGCCAGACTGTTATTGGGGACGCAACTGCCGTACTCAAGTCAAGGCACACCATGCCAC GAAATTCAACCACATATGTGAGCAGACCCGTTTCAAGAGCTGA